A single window of Syntrophus aciditrophicus SB DNA harbors:
- the gatA gene encoding Asp-tRNA(Asn)/Glu-tRNA(Gln) amidotransferase subunit GatA: MELYQLTIHELQNKIRQGGVTSTAIVNSVFGRIDAVEENVHSYITLMRESALEEAQKADEQIRTGEINALTGIPVALKDIYCTRGVRTTCGSLILDNFIPPYDATVVVKLREAGAVFTGKTNMDEFAMGSSTETSYYGFTRNPWDLERIPGGSSGGSAAAVAADECIAALGSDTGGSIRQPAALCGVVGMKPTYGRVSRFGLIAFASSLDQIGPFTKDVEDCAILLNVIAGYDLRDSTSVPVDVPDYRDYLNRGIEGWTVGIPKEYFIEGIDPEVRGAIEQAIRTVEGLGARCREISLPHTDYCVAVYYIIAPAEASSNLARYDGVKYGFRAADCRDLLDMYKKTRSAGFGTEVKRRVMLGTYSLSSGYYDAYYKKASQVRGLIKRDFEEALKDCNVILTPTTPTPAFTIGEKTDDPMQMYLSDIFTISANLAGIPGISVPCGYTQSGLPVGIQFLAGHFEEGKLLQIASAYERNAHIEKRRPIL; this comes from the coding sequence ATGGAACTCTATCAACTGACCATTCACGAGTTACAGAATAAAATCCGGCAGGGCGGAGTCACCTCGACGGCCATTGTTAATTCCGTTTTCGGCCGTATCGACGCCGTGGAGGAGAACGTTCATTCCTACATCACCCTGATGCGGGAATCGGCCCTTGAAGAGGCGCAGAAAGCCGACGAACAGATCCGGACGGGAGAAATCAATGCGTTGACGGGCATTCCCGTTGCTCTGAAGGACATTTACTGCACCCGGGGCGTCCGGACAACCTGCGGCTCTCTCATCCTTGACAATTTCATTCCGCCTTACGACGCTACGGTTGTTGTCAAACTGCGGGAAGCCGGAGCGGTCTTCACGGGAAAAACGAATATGGATGAATTCGCCATGGGATCGTCGACGGAAACGTCCTATTACGGCTTCACACGGAATCCCTGGGATCTGGAACGGATACCGGGCGGTTCCAGCGGAGGCTCGGCCGCCGCGGTCGCAGCGGACGAGTGCATCGCTGCTCTCGGATCGGATACGGGCGGTTCCATCCGCCAGCCCGCAGCCCTGTGCGGTGTGGTTGGAATGAAACCCACCTATGGCCGGGTTTCCCGCTTCGGCCTCATCGCCTTTGCCTCATCCCTGGATCAGATCGGTCCTTTCACGAAGGACGTGGAGGACTGCGCCATTTTATTGAACGTCATTGCAGGCTATGACCTTCGGGACTCCACGTCGGTTCCGGTGGACGTTCCGGACTACCGGGATTATCTGAATCGGGGGATCGAAGGCTGGACGGTGGGCATCCCGAAGGAATACTTCATCGAAGGAATCGATCCCGAGGTGCGGGGCGCCATCGAACAGGCCATCAGGACCGTGGAAGGCCTGGGAGCCCGGTGCCGGGAAATCTCCCTGCCGCATACCGACTACTGCGTGGCGGTTTATTACATCATCGCCCCGGCGGAGGCCAGTTCCAACCTGGCTCGGTACGACGGCGTCAAGTACGGGTTCCGCGCCGCCGACTGCCGGGATCTTCTCGACATGTACAAAAAGACGCGGTCGGCCGGCTTCGGCACCGAGGTGAAGCGACGCGTCATGCTCGGAACCTACTCCCTTTCTTCCGGTTATTATGACGCCTATTACAAGAAGGCCTCCCAGGTCCGGGGGCTCATCAAGAGGGATTTTGAAGAAGCCCTGAAGGACTGCAATGTCATCCTGACCCCCACGACGCCGACGCCGGCCTTCACGATCGGTGAAAAAACCGACGATCCGATGCAGATGTATCTCTCCGACATCTTTACCATTTCCGCAAACCTTGCTGGCATTCCCGGGATTTCTGTTCCCTGCGGGTATACGCAGAGCGGACTGCCTGTCGGCATCCAGTTTCTGGCGGGACATTTTGAAGAGGGCAAACTCCTGCAGATCGCGTCCGCCTATGAGAGGAATGCCCATATCGAAAAAAGGAGGCCAATCCTCTGA
- the gatC gene encoding Asp-tRNA(Asn)/Glu-tRNA(Gln) amidotransferase subunit GatC, which translates to MKISKEEVAYVAHLARLEFSESEMETFTFQMNEILLYMDKLNEVDTSGVEPLSHAIALHNAFREDKVQESLSQDLSLANAPDPRGEFFRVPKVID; encoded by the coding sequence TTGAAGATCTCAAAAGAAGAAGTAGCCTATGTCGCTCATCTGGCACGGTTGGAATTCAGCGAGTCGGAAATGGAAACCTTTACGTTTCAGATGAATGAAATTCTGCTGTACATGGATAAACTCAATGAAGTCGACACGTCGGGGGTGGAACCCCTGAGCCATGCCATCGCCCTGCACAACGCCTTCCGGGAAGACAAGGTCCAGGAGTCCCTCTCTCAGGACCTCTCCCTGGCCAATGCACCGGATCCCCGGGGTGAATTTTTCCGGGTGCCCAAGGTGATCGATTAA
- the tatB gene encoding Sec-independent protein translocase protein TatB — protein MFNIGMPELILIVVIALLVVGPKRLPDVAKSLGKGLSEFRKTAEDVTDSLKGTLQEDEPQPAQKEGKNGKNLLLDENKNAERNSSEPFQSSRNESREIKQPPPSSSPGQDA, from the coding sequence ATGTTTAATATCGGCATGCCGGAACTCATCTTGATCGTCGTGATCGCGCTTCTCGTTGTCGGACCGAAGCGACTTCCCGACGTGGCAAAGTCTCTGGGGAAAGGCCTTTCTGAATTCCGCAAAACCGCGGAGGACGTAACCGACAGCCTGAAAGGCACCCTGCAGGAAGATGAGCCACAACCGGCGCAGAAAGAAGGGAAAAACGGGAAGAATCTGCTTCTCGATGAAAATAAGAATGCAGAAAGAAACTCCAGCGAACCCTTTCAATCATCCCGAAACGAGTCCCGGGAAATCAAACAGCCCCCTCCTTCCTCTTCCCCCGGACAAGATGCGTAA
- the tatC gene encoding twin-arginine translocase subunit TatC yields MTLPADEKLPLTSHLEELRKRLIHVFIALGIGFTLCYMFKDWLFFVVTRPLIAVMPKNSFMIFTSLPEAFFTYMKISFFSSLILTSPYILYEIWKFVSPGLYPKEKRYVLPFVFFSTLLFAGGVLFGYFIALPPAFKFFVSFSSDFLKPMVSMREYLSLALKFLLAFGLCFELPVFVFFLTKVGVINARMLSSQRRYAILIIFIVAAVLTPSPDAVSQILMALPLMVLYEVSILVSRLAGRKRRGTLEETGNEIDRKEEEEDIPETPKAE; encoded by the coding sequence ATGACTCTACCTGCTGATGAAAAACTGCCCTTGACGTCCCATCTGGAGGAATTGCGAAAACGTCTCATTCATGTTTTCATTGCCCTCGGAATCGGCTTCACTCTCTGCTACATGTTCAAAGACTGGCTTTTTTTTGTGGTGACCCGTCCCCTGATCGCAGTCATGCCCAAAAACAGTTTCATGATCTTCACCTCCCTGCCGGAGGCCTTTTTTACCTATATGAAGATCTCTTTCTTTTCATCGCTGATCCTGACGAGTCCTTACATTCTTTATGAGATCTGGAAATTTGTTTCACCCGGCCTCTATCCGAAAGAAAAGAGATACGTTCTTCCCTTTGTCTTTTTTTCGACCCTGCTGTTTGCCGGTGGCGTCCTTTTCGGATACTTTATCGCGTTGCCGCCAGCTTTTAAATTCTTCGTCTCCTTTTCCTCCGATTTCCTCAAACCCATGGTCTCCATGCGGGAATATCTCAGTCTTGCCCTGAAATTTCTGCTGGCCTTCGGACTCTGCTTTGAGTTGCCGGTCTTTGTTTTTTTCCTGACCAAGGTCGGCGTCATCAACGCCCGGATGCTTTCCTCACAGCGACGCTATGCCATCCTGATCATCTTCATTGTCGCGGCCGTGCTGACGCCGTCACCGGACGCGGTCAGCCAGATCCTCATGGCCCTTCCCCTCATGGTTCTCTATGAAGTCAGCATCCTGGTCTCCCGGTTAGCGGGGCGCAAGCGTCGCGGCACTCTGGAGGAAACCGGCAACGAGATCGACCGAAAAGAAGAAGAGGAAGACATCCCGGAAACGCCCAAGGCTGAATAA
- a CDS encoding penicillin-binding protein 1A: MVKTSQHPVTRNRCSAGSILIVLVFFLLLALLVGSSILYYVVLRDLPSIAALKEYRPSITTRVYADNNELIDEFYMENRKLVRFEEIPSLVIKAFLAAEDARFFEHRGFDVQSISRAFFRNLRAGRIVQGGSTITQQVAKALYLSSEKSYSRKIKEAVLAYKIDRSLSKKEILNLYLNHIYLGHGAYGIEAASQVYFGKRTRDLKLSEASLLAGLPKAPSSYDPYTSYQRARQRQTYVLSRMVEDGHITEEEKNHVLQTPLPLRSIRPRDRVAAYFIENIRRYIQGKYGSDALYKEGLEVYTTLDIRTQQAARDAVERGLKELESRQGYSRDMVQGALLCMDARTGAIRAMVGGRDFSKSEFNRATQSRRQPGSAFKPIIYAAAFDRGMTPATEIVDAPLAFEDGMGHAWTPQNYDEEFLGPISLRTALVQSRNVVTIKLLQEIGVDYAIAYAANMGISSRLARDLSLALGSSAVTLQELVRSYAVLANGGKIVEPFMIKKIVDRTGYVFEEHTIKVEQAIDPRIAFLTTSILQDAVESGTGQRVKSIGRPVAGKTGTTNDVHDAWFVGFTPSLVTGVWVGFDQQRPLGNQEVGGLAAAPIWLYCMERALANKPVESFPVPDGIVFVRRNEGALPEPFIDGTAPPDAIPADAEGSTSTEEEGEEDPGWKFRFPF, from the coding sequence ATGGTCAAAACTTCTCAACATCCAGTGACAAGAAACCGGTGTTCTGCCGGCAGTATTCTGATCGTGCTTGTTTTCTTTCTCCTGCTGGCCCTGCTGGTGGGCAGCAGCATCCTCTATTATGTCGTTCTTCGGGATCTGCCCAGCATTGCCGCATTGAAGGAATACCGGCCAAGCATCACCACCCGGGTTTACGCGGACAATAATGAACTGATCGACGAATTCTACATGGAAAATCGTAAGCTGGTCAGATTCGAGGAAATCCCATCCCTGGTCATCAAAGCCTTTCTGGCCGCTGAGGATGCCCGGTTTTTTGAACACCGCGGTTTTGACGTGCAGAGCATTTCCCGGGCCTTTTTCAGAAATCTCAGGGCCGGAAGGATTGTCCAGGGGGGCAGCACCATTACGCAACAGGTCGCCAAGGCCCTCTATCTGTCCTCGGAAAAAAGTTACAGCCGCAAAATCAAGGAAGCCGTCCTGGCCTATAAGATCGACCGTTCCCTTTCGAAAAAGGAAATTCTGAATCTCTATCTCAATCATATTTATCTTGGCCACGGCGCTTATGGGATTGAAGCGGCCTCTCAGGTTTATTTCGGAAAAAGAACGCGGGATCTTAAACTTTCCGAAGCCTCTCTCCTGGCCGGACTGCCCAAGGCGCCCTCCAGTTATGATCCTTATACCAGTTATCAGCGGGCCCGGCAGCGTCAAACCTACGTCCTGAGCCGGATGGTGGAGGATGGCCACATCACCGAGGAAGAGAAGAACCATGTGCTGCAGACGCCTCTGCCCCTAAGATCGATCCGGCCCAGAGACCGGGTTGCCGCCTACTTTATCGAAAATATCCGCCGTTACATCCAGGGAAAGTACGGCAGTGACGCCTTGTATAAGGAGGGCCTTGAAGTATATACCACGCTGGACATCCGCACTCAGCAGGCAGCACGGGACGCCGTCGAACGGGGGCTCAAGGAACTGGAAAGTCGGCAGGGCTACTCAAGGGATATGGTTCAGGGCGCCCTCCTTTGCATGGACGCCCGCACAGGGGCCATCCGGGCCATGGTCGGCGGCCGGGACTTCAGCAAAAGCGAATTCAACCGTGCCACTCAGTCGCGAAGGCAGCCGGGTTCCGCCTTCAAACCCATTATCTATGCGGCGGCTTTCGATCGGGGAATGACCCCGGCCACGGAGATTGTCGATGCTCCGCTTGCTTTCGAGGATGGGATGGGACATGCCTGGACACCTCAAAACTATGACGAGGAATTTCTGGGACCGATCTCCCTGCGCACGGCCCTCGTTCAATCCCGCAACGTTGTCACGATCAAACTGCTGCAGGAAATCGGTGTGGATTACGCCATTGCCTATGCCGCCAACATGGGGATTTCTTCACGGCTGGCCCGGGACCTGTCGCTTGCCCTGGGTTCCTCGGCGGTCACCCTGCAGGAGCTGGTACGGTCCTATGCCGTCCTGGCCAATGGAGGGAAAATCGTGGAACCGTTCATGATCAAGAAGATCGTGGATCGGACGGGCTATGTCTTTGAAGAGCACACAATTAAAGTGGAGCAGGCCATCGATCCCCGCATCGCCTTTCTGACGACTTCCATTCTGCAGGATGCTGTGGAAAGCGGGACGGGGCAGCGCGTTAAAAGTATCGGCCGGCCTGTAGCAGGAAAAACAGGAACAACCAACGACGTGCATGATGCCTGGTTTGTCGGTTTCACCCCCTCTCTTGTCACCGGCGTCTGGGTCGGCTTTGACCAGCAGCGCCCTCTGGGCAACCAGGAAGTCGGTGGCCTGGCCGCTGCGCCGATCTGGCTCTACTGTATGGAAAGGGCTTTAGCCAACAAGCCGGTGGAGAGTTTTCCCGTTCCGGATGGAATTGTCTTTGTCCGGCGAAACGAAGGCGCGCTTCCCGAGCCTTTTATTGACGGGACCGCCCCTCCCGACGCGATCCCCGCCGACGCGGAGGGAAGCACCTCAACGGAGGAGGAGGGTGAAGAGGATCCCGGCTGGAAGTTCAGATTTCCTTTTTAG
- the ilvB gene encoding biosynthetic-type acetolactate synthase large subunit translates to METIGADIVLQILQEEGVEAIFGYPGGNSLPLHDRLLGSPIRHYLTRHEQAAAHAADGYARATGRVGVCLSTSGPGATNLVTGIATAHMDSSPIVALTCQVNTSLMGRDAFQETDIIGITLPITKHSYLVHDVNNLATILRQSFKLARSGRPGPVLVDMPRDILAARCERAAPRQEAPEATVEQSPSDRQQLEKIARALNQSERPVIIMGGGVKLSNSCDLMLGLIEKGGIPFTTTMMGVGSITSGNGYDLGFIGTHGNQLANSIVHQSDFILAVGMRFSDRSTSLIDEFAPLATIAQTDIDPTSIGKNVKVAFPFVGEIRETISALVKLVERKERTPWMERIQQERETTDNCLPYKGCGKAGHFISLVQDAMPRETIAISDVGLNQIWTMRTWKARTPRSLITSGGMGTMGFSVPAAMGAKIGAPDRSVVAICGDGGFYMNIQELATISYYNIPVKIIVLNNGHLGMVRQLQDLFYESRFSTVDLGTHVDLVTVAKGFGIPARRISVDDSPEAALAAMAGAEGPYMLEVMVDPNDYVFPIIPPGHPNISMIHGKIC, encoded by the coding sequence ATGGAAACCATCGGTGCGGACATTGTCCTGCAAATCCTTCAGGAGGAAGGTGTGGAGGCCATTTTCGGCTATCCCGGGGGAAACTCTCTGCCTCTGCACGACCGGCTGCTGGGCAGCCCCATCCGTCATTACCTGACGCGGCATGAACAGGCCGCCGCGCATGCCGCTGACGGCTATGCCCGGGCTACCGGCAGAGTAGGTGTCTGCCTTTCCACGTCAGGACCGGGAGCGACCAACCTGGTGACGGGCATCGCGACCGCCCATATGGATTCATCCCCCATTGTCGCTCTGACCTGCCAGGTCAACACCAGCCTCATGGGACGGGACGCTTTTCAGGAAACAGACATAATCGGGATTACACTGCCGATAACGAAGCACAGCTATCTGGTGCATGATGTGAACAATCTGGCCACCATCCTTCGCCAGTCCTTCAAACTGGCACGCTCGGGACGACCGGGACCGGTCCTGGTGGATATGCCCCGGGATATCCTGGCTGCACGGTGTGAACGGGCGGCTCCCCGACAGGAAGCACCCGAAGCCACAGTGGAGCAGAGTCCCTCGGATCGGCAACAACTGGAAAAAATTGCCAGGGCTCTGAATCAGAGTGAACGTCCCGTGATCATCATGGGCGGCGGCGTCAAGTTGAGCAACTCCTGCGATCTCATGCTTGGACTCATTGAAAAAGGCGGTATTCCCTTTACCACCACGATGATGGGCGTGGGTTCGATCACTTCCGGAAACGGCTATGATCTGGGTTTCATCGGCACTCACGGCAATCAGCTGGCGAACAGCATCGTTCATCAGTCTGATTTCATTCTGGCTGTCGGCATGCGCTTCTCGGATCGCAGCACTTCCCTCATTGATGAATTCGCCCCTCTGGCCACCATTGCCCAGACTGACATCGATCCCACATCCATCGGCAAGAACGTTAAGGTTGCTTTCCCCTTTGTGGGTGAAATCCGGGAAACGATATCCGCCCTGGTAAAACTGGTGGAACGGAAAGAAAGGACGCCATGGATGGAGCGCATACAGCAGGAGCGGGAAACAACGGATAACTGCCTGCCCTACAAAGGGTGCGGAAAGGCAGGGCATTTTATCAGCCTGGTTCAGGACGCCATGCCCAGGGAAACCATCGCGATTTCCGATGTGGGCTTGAACCAGATCTGGACGATGAGAACCTGGAAGGCGCGCACCCCACGCAGCCTGATCACCAGCGGCGGCATGGGAACGATGGGATTCAGTGTACCGGCGGCAATGGGCGCCAAAATCGGCGCTCCTGATCGGTCGGTCGTAGCGATCTGTGGAGATGGCGGCTTCTACATGAATATTCAGGAACTGGCCACAATCAGCTATTACAATATCCCCGTGAAAATCATCGTCCTCAACAACGGCCACCTGGGGATGGTTCGTCAACTTCAGGATCTGTTTTATGAATCCCGTTTCAGCACCGTGGATCTCGGCACGCATGTCGATCTGGTGACGGTTGCCAAAGGTTTCGGCATCCCAGCCCGCAGAATTTCCGTGGACGACAGCCCCGAAGCGGCCCTTGCCGCCATGGCAGGCGCGGAAGGGCCTTATATGCTGGAGGTGATGGTTGACCCGAACGATTATGTGTTCCCCATCATCCCTCCCGGCCATCCGAATATATCGATGATCCACGGCAAGATCTGCTGA
- the ilvN gene encoding acetolactate synthase small subunit encodes MSIEERTITILVKNEPGVLSRVAGVFSGRGYNIKTLCVAETTNPEISRITLTSNADADFTEKIKKQLDKLVDVVDVLDYTGERFLKREMMLIGLRITPDRYAELLQAVNTFGCRIIGMQPDYYIIETSGRRSENDAVFKYFQTFDVEMMNRTGSIALPRHPQKDSA; translated from the coding sequence ATGAGCATTGAAGAACGTACCATCACGATCCTGGTTAAAAATGAACCGGGGGTGCTGTCGCGGGTCGCGGGAGTTTTCAGCGGACGGGGATATAACATCAAGACCCTGTGCGTCGCGGAAACGACGAATCCGGAAATCTCGCGGATCACTTTAACCAGCAATGCCGATGCGGATTTTACGGAAAAGATCAAAAAGCAGCTTGATAAACTGGTTGATGTCGTGGATGTCCTGGACTACACAGGCGAACGTTTTCTTAAAAGGGAAATGATGCTGATCGGTCTGAGAATTACCCCGGATCGCTATGCGGAACTTCTCCAGGCCGTGAACACTTTCGGATGCCGGATCATAGGTATGCAGCCGGATTATTACATCATCGAGACATCGGGCCGCCGGTCTGAAAATGATGCAGTTTTTAAGTATTTTCAAACTTTCGATGTCGAAATGATGAACCGGACCGGTTCCATCGCCCTTCCGCGGCACCCGCAGAAGGATTCCGCATGA
- the ilvB gene encoding biosynthetic-type acetolactate synthase large subunit, with the protein MKLTGSQVLFKALREEKVDTIFGYPGGSVIDLYDELFHQEGIKHYLVRHEQGAVHAADGYARATGKVGVCLVTSGPGATNTVTGIANAYADSIPIVILTGQVPTHMIGKDAFQEVDITGITRPCSKHNFLVRKIDDLGRTIREAFYIAHSGRPGPVLVDIPKDILQGTLEETELFMEIHLPPEPPKEPIDEACAAALTMIRTARKPVIFAGGGVLRGKAVSELMTFANCIHAPVTASLMGLGAFPGTHPRWLGMLGMHGTYYANMAVSHCDLLIAVGVRFDDRVTSKVAEFAPHAKIIHIDIDPVSINKIVKSHVSIISDCREALQRLLSMAGGEVLLSADQTREWLEQIEKWKKAVPLSYCRSAKIKPQYVIEKLYELTRGEAIITTEVGQNQMWAAQFYRFDHPDTFISSGGLGTMGFGLPAAIGAQVAFPDRLVVDIAGDGSIQMNIQELATAVHYNLPVKVVILNNGFLGMVRQWQEMFYGRRYSQTEMKQALDFVKLAEAFGAVGLRATKPEEVEEVLRKGLETPRAVMMDFHVEPEEQVYPMVSPGAGLTDMKLGNLRRDAD; encoded by the coding sequence GTGAAACTCACCGGATCACAAGTCCTTTTTAAAGCCTTGCGGGAAGAAAAAGTAGATACTATTTTCGGTTATCCCGGGGGCTCCGTCATCGATCTTTATGATGAATTGTTCCATCAGGAAGGAATCAAACACTATCTGGTGCGGCATGAACAGGGGGCCGTCCACGCCGCGGACGGTTATGCGCGCGCTACCGGCAAAGTCGGGGTCTGCCTGGTGACTTCCGGTCCCGGCGCCACCAACACCGTAACCGGCATTGCCAATGCCTATGCGGATTCCATCCCGATCGTCATCCTGACCGGGCAGGTTCCCACCCATATGATCGGCAAGGATGCCTTTCAGGAAGTGGACATTACAGGCATTACCCGTCCCTGCAGTAAGCATAACTTTCTGGTCAGAAAAATCGATGACCTGGGCCGTACTATAAGAGAAGCCTTCTACATCGCGCACAGCGGGCGTCCCGGTCCCGTTCTGGTCGATATCCCTAAAGATATTCTACAGGGAACGCTGGAAGAAACAGAGCTTTTCATGGAAATTCATCTGCCTCCGGAGCCGCCCAAAGAGCCGATCGACGAGGCCTGCGCCGCAGCCCTGACCATGATCCGGACCGCACGCAAACCGGTTATTTTCGCCGGCGGCGGGGTTCTGCGGGGAAAAGCCGTTTCCGAGCTGATGACCTTTGCCAATTGCATCCATGCTCCGGTCACGGCATCGCTCATGGGACTGGGAGCTTTTCCCGGAACTCACCCGCGCTGGCTGGGCATGCTGGGCATGCACGGAACTTATTACGCCAACATGGCCGTCAGTCACTGTGACCTGTTGATTGCCGTGGGTGTGCGCTTTGACGACCGTGTCACCTCCAAGGTGGCGGAATTCGCGCCTCACGCCAAAATTATTCATATCGACATCGATCCCGTTTCAATCAACAAGATCGTCAAGTCTCATGTTTCTATCATCAGCGACTGCCGGGAAGCTCTGCAGCGTCTTCTTTCCATGGCCGGTGGCGAAGTTCTGCTTTCCGCGGATCAAACCCGGGAATGGCTGGAGCAGATTGAAAAATGGAAGAAGGCGGTTCCTCTGAGCTATTGCCGCAGCGCGAAGATCAAGCCTCAGTATGTCATCGAAAAGCTCTACGAACTGACGCGGGGGGAGGCCATCATTACCACTGAAGTCGGTCAGAATCAGATGTGGGCAGCCCAGTTCTACCGGTTCGATCACCCCGATACCTTCATCTCCTCGGGCGGACTGGGAACGATGGGATTCGGGCTTCCGGCGGCGATTGGCGCCCAGGTAGCCTTTCCGGACCGGTTGGTCGTCGACATTGCCGGAGACGGCAGCATTCAGATGAACATCCAGGAACTGGCTACCGCCGTGCATTACAATCTGCCGGTCAAGGTCGTCATCCTGAACAACGGCTTCCTGGGAATGGTCCGGCAGTGGCAGGAAATGTTTTACGGCAGACGCTATTCCCAGACCGAGATGAAACAGGCGCTGGATTTCGTCAAACTGGCCGAGGCATTCGGTGCCGTCGGGTTAAGGGCCACAAAACCGGAAGAAGTGGAAGAGGTTCTGCGCAAGGGGCTGGAAACTCCGAGGGCCGTCATGATGGATTTCCACGTGGAACCGGAAGAGCAGGTATACCCCATGGTCAGCCCGGGTGCGGGACTGACGGACATGAAGCTGGGAAACCTGCGTCGGGATGCCGATTAA
- the ilvN gene encoding acetolactate synthase small subunit yields the protein MEIKKSVISILASNKPDVLARIAGTFSGRGFNIDSITANVTGNPRITRIIITTQGNQDTIIKIEKELNRLVDVHQVTDLTSLDLPLREMILIRMPMTGENHEKIMEIVDRYHGEVIETGSGYGILELTGKKEDMDNALSSLELLGIDDFVRTGSVTL from the coding sequence ATGGAAATCAAGAAGAGTGTCATCTCAATTCTGGCCAGCAACAAGCCTGACGTCCTGGCCCGTATCGCCGGCACGTTCAGTGGACGCGGCTTCAATATCGACAGCATCACAGCCAATGTGACGGGCAATCCCCGGATTACCAGGATTATCATCACGACTCAAGGAAACCAGGACACCATCATCAAGATCGAAAAAGAACTCAACCGTCTCGTCGATGTTCATCAGGTCACGGATCTGACCAGCCTGGATCTGCCCCTCCGGGAGATGATCCTGATTCGTATGCCGATGACGGGAGAAAACCACGAAAAAATTATGGAAATCGTTGACAGATACCATGGGGAAGTGATAGAAACCGGCTCCGGATATGGCATCCTTGAGCTGACGGGCAAAAAGGAAGACATGGACAATGCCCTGTCGTCCCTGGAACTTCTGGGAATTGATGACTTTGTAAGAACGGGCAGTGTAACGCTTTAG
- the ilvC gene encoding ketol-acid reductoisomerase translates to MAKIDFGGVVEDVITLEEFTLEKAREVLKNEVIAVVGYGIQGRGQSLNMRDNGIKVIVGEGPYSWNQAVEDGFVPGETLFSPEEAAKRATIIQYLLSDAGQKEMWPVMKNCLQPGNALYFSHGFSIVYKEQTGVIPPADIDVILVAPKGSGRTVRTNFLDGSGINSSYAVFQDATGKALERTLAVGIAIGSGYLFPTTFEKEVYSDLTGERGVLMGCLAGVMEAQYNVLRRNGHSPSEAFNETVEELTQSLIRLVAENGMDWMYSNCSATAQRGALDWKDRFRDAVAPVFDALYESVVTGKETQIVLDAGKDPNYREKLQKELEVMHNSEMWRAGAAVRDLRPERRKK, encoded by the coding sequence ATGGCAAAAATTGATTTCGGCGGTGTAGTGGAAGATGTCATCACTCTGGAAGAATTTACCCTGGAAAAGGCCAGGGAGGTATTGAAGAACGAAGTGATCGCCGTGGTCGGTTACGGAATTCAGGGGCGAGGCCAGTCCTTGAACATGCGCGACAACGGAATAAAGGTCATTGTCGGTGAAGGCCCATACTCATGGAACCAGGCCGTAGAAGACGGCTTTGTCCCCGGCGAGACGCTCTTTTCTCCGGAAGAGGCGGCAAAACGGGCCACCATCATCCAGTATCTGCTTTCCGACGCAGGGCAGAAGGAGATGTGGCCGGTGATGAAAAACTGCCTTCAGCCGGGCAACGCTCTGTATTTCTCCCATGGATTTTCTATTGTTTACAAGGAACAGACCGGCGTGATTCCGCCGGCGGATATCGATGTCATTCTGGTGGCCCCAAAAGGATCCGGACGCACCGTGCGGACGAATTTCCTGGACGGCAGCGGCATCAATTCCAGTTATGCGGTATTTCAGGATGCAACGGGCAAGGCCCTGGAACGTACCCTGGCGGTAGGCATCGCCATTGGTTCCGGTTATCTTTTTCCCACCACCTTTGAAAAGGAGGTTTACAGCGATCTCACCGGCGAACGGGGTGTCCTTATGGGCTGCCTGGCTGGAGTGATGGAGGCTCAGTACAACGTACTCCGCAGGAACGGCCACAGCCCCAGCGAGGCCTTCAACGAAACCGTGGAGGAGCTGACCCAGAGCCTCATCCGCCTGGTAGCGGAAAACGGCATGGACTGGATGTATTCCAATTGCAGCGCCACCGCCCAGCGAGGCGCCCTGGACTGGAAGGATCGCTTCCGTGACGCGGTCGCCCCCGTGTTTGACGCCCTTTACGAAAGCGTGGTTACCGGCAAGGAAACCCAGATCGTGCTCGATGCCGGCAAAGATCCCAATTATCGGGAAAAGTTGCAGAAAGAGCTGGAAGTCATGCACAACAGCGAAATGTGGCGCGCCGGAGCCGCTGTGCGTGATCTGCGACCGGAACGACGCAAAAAATAG